The Papaver somniferum cultivar HN1 chromosome 3, ASM357369v1, whole genome shotgun sequence genome includes a region encoding these proteins:
- the LOC113359227 gene encoding uncharacterized protein LOC113359227 produces the protein MYGEESITHILIKCTFARSVWNAISQDISQELDSVQDIKHWVKSWSNTDLSINFKKQTTINLIVMTLRFTWKARCELVFDNKRSSINSLTHRIRDYCKENKIQTNNHLNQLQVLCSNPNITERSRTNINRWNPPQRGWLKINIDASVLPGSNIAGIVLIIKDFAGQLVEAWTMVERAGDIAQAEAVAALKALQWIYQLQLKNVIVEGDNKKVMDNINGHCNIFPWEDGNY, from the coding sequence ATGTATGGAGAGGAATCTATCACTCATATACTCATTAAGTGCACCTTTGCGAGGAGTGTTTGGAATGCTATATCTCAAGATATTTCTCAAGAATTAGACAGTGTTCAAGACATAAAGCACTGGGTAAAATCTTGGAGTAATACAGATTTAAGCATAAACTTCAAGAAGCAGACAACCATTAATCTCATTGTGATGACTCTGCGGTTTACATGGAAGGCAAGATGTGAACTGGTGTTCGACAACAAAAGAAGCTCTATTAATAGCCTAACACACAGAATTAGAGATTATTGcaaggaaaataaaattcaaactaACAATCATCTAAACCAGTTGCAGGTGTTATGTAGTAATCCTAATATAACTGAAAGAAGCAGAACTAACATAAACAGATGGAACCCTCCCCAAAGAGGATGGCTAAAAATCAATATTGATGCTTCTGTTCTACCTGGTAGTAATATTGCTGGAATTGTTCTAATTATCAAAGATTTTGCAGGTCAATTGGTGGAAGCCTGGACAATGGTAGAAAGAGCAGGGGATATTGCCCAAGCAGAAGCTGTTGCAGCCTTAAAAGCTCTCCAATGGATATATCAGCTTCAACTGAAGAATGTTATAGTGGAAGGTGATAACAAAAAAGTTATGGACAACATAAATGGTCATTGCAATATCTTTCCTTGGGAAGATGGTAATTATTAG
- the LOC113361080 gene encoding late embryogenesis abundant protein 2-like has product MEGHRGGPDMRHNKAGQDVVGQAQMKKDELIEEASIAPRTAQDKASQIANQSSQETKDQAAGFLQQSGEQMKNLAQGAADAVKNTLGMNNTSNTNTSSNPSHKM; this is encoded by the exons ATGGAAGGACATCGTGGTGGTCCGGATATGAGACACAATAAGGCTGGCCAAGACGTTGTTGGTCAAGCTCAG ATGAAGAAGGATGAGTTGATTGAGGAGGCTTCCATTGCTCCAAGGACAGCCCAAGACAAAGCATCTCAAATCGCAAACCAATCCTCCCAAGAGACTAAGGATCAAGCTGCAGGTTTCCTTCAACAG TCTGGGGAACAAATGAAGAACTTGGCACAAGGGGCAGCTGATGCTGTGAAGAATACTCTTGGAATGAATAACACTTCTAACACCAACACCTCCAGCAACCCTTCTCACAAGATGTAG
- the LOC113361079 gene encoding uncharacterized protein LOC113361079 codes for MIKTASLSSISNTTTTKPFILRIFIFSVVLSISILSFLLFLQSPHHLPYKKTITPPNTTPTPSTTTYFSSRKSFSQDTTTPPTTSTTNENNKHNNEDIIDTNNDNNNKNGAANDVEGLRTRPGYESYEKYVQRQLDKTLNPKLRKVWITRDWDRKVNVFSKFFSDLIGKKLLSNDSKALCIGARVGQEVAALKRVGVPNSVGIDLVPYPPLVMKGDFHDQPFDNNTFDFEFSNVFDHALYPSKFVREIERTLKPGGICVLHVAVSRRADKYSANDLFSVAPLMKLFEESEVVRVKNVDGFGLDTEVVFRKKIKSQWP; via the coding sequence ATGATCAAAACCGCCAGCCTCTCCAGTATCTCCAACACCACCACTACAAAACCATTCATCCTAAGAATCTTCATTTTCTCTGTTGTTCTTTCTATAAGCATTCTTTCTTTCCTCCTCTTCCTCCAATCTCCTCATCATCTTCCGTATAAAAAAACTATCACCCCTCCTAATACAACCCCCACCCCCAGCACAACCACATATTTCTCCTCTAGAAAATCATTCTCTCAGGACACCACAACGCCacccaccacctccaccaccaacgAAAACAACAAGCATAACAACGAGGACATCATCGACACCAACaacgacaacaacaacaaaaatggtGCAGCTAACGACGTGGAAGGCCTTCGAACACGACCAGGGTACGAATCCTACGAAAAATACGTACAACGGCAACTCGACAAAACCTTAAACCCAAAACTTAGAAAGGTATGGATAACAAGAGATTGGGATCGCAAAGTGAACGTTTTCTCAAAATTCTTTTCGGACTTGATAGGAAAAAAGCTTCTTTCAAACGATTCAAAAGCTTTGTGTATCGGTGCCCGAGTTGGGCAAGAAGTTGCGGCATTAAAACGAGTTGGTGTTCCTAACTCGGTGGGTATTGATTTAGTGCCTTACCCTCCATTAGTAATGAAAGGAGATTTTCATGATCAACCGTTCGATAACAATACGTTCGATTTCGAATTCTCCAATGTGTTTGATCATGCATTGTATCCATCTAAGTTTGTCAGAGAAATTGAACGTACGTTAAAGCCTGGTGGTATTTGTGTTTTGCATGTCGCGGTATCGCGGCGGGCTGATAAGTATTCTGCAAATGATTTGTTCAGTGTGGCTCCTTTGATGAAGTTGTTTGAAGAATCTGAAGTTGTACGGGTGAAAAATGTTGATGGGTTCGGTTTGGATACTGAGGTTGTTTTCAGGAAAAAGATCAAGAGCCAGTGGCCTTGA
- the LOC113355704 gene encoding uncharacterized protein LOC113355704: MPKDRKDHSLPKASPYCSSGRTLRSSSKRPIDRVEDIKEWEEARCPVCMEHPHNAVLLLCSFHEKGCRPYMCDTSYRHSNCLDQFRKASDEAPTTSPAEVPQSSSTNMVIPEAIIEDPQEESSSEGTPPPPTLACETKIPLKLSCPLCRGQVNGWVIVERARHFMNAKARSCACETCEFNGNYADLRKHARLKHPLVRPTAADPQRQHDWRMLERERDLGDVLSTIQSAFGEDRGDDSIMIPANGGLLSVLIFFRVSSHGSLPESGGSTTTAATTNGGMRSNPSRSRVPTRSRRRTSSSILPLWGENFEAESRSNTESRSNTRDGESGSADGTPAPGSWRFLERNRYTASDDES; encoded by the coding sequence ATGCCAAAGGATAGGAAAGATCACTCGCTGCCAAAGGCATCTCCTTACTGCAGTTCTGGCCGTACCTTGCGGTCTTCATCCAAAAGACCTATAGATCGTGTGGAGGATATAAAGGAATGGGAAGAAGCTAGGTGCCCTGTGTGCATGGAGCACCCTCATAATGCTGTTCTACTTTTATGTTCCTTCCACGAGAAGGGGTGTCGTCCTTACATGTGTGATACAAGCTACCGGCATTCAAACTGTCTCGACCAGTTCCGGAAGGCATCTGATGAAGCACCAACAACTTCACCTGCAGAAGTTCCACAGTCTAGCTCTACAAATATGGTTATTCCAGAAGCAATTATTGAGGATCCACAGGAAGAATCGAGCAGTGAAGGGACTCCACCTCCACCCACTTTAGCTTGTGAGACGAAGATACCCTTAAAGCTTTCATGCCCCCTCTGTCGAGGCCAGGTCAATGGGTGGGTAATTGTGGAACGTGCTCGTCACTTCATGAATGCTAAGGCAAGGAGTTGTGCTTGCGAGACGTGTGAGTTCAATGGGAATTATGCTGATCTCAGGAAGCATGCAAGGCTCAAGCATCCCCTTGTGCGGCCAACGGCAGCAGATCCACAGAGGCAGCATGATTGGAGAATGTTAGAGAGAGAAAGGGATCTCGGAGATGTGCTTAGTACAATTCAGTCTGCGTTTGGAGAGGATAGAGGTGATGATAGTATTATGATTCCTGCCAATGGTGGATTGCTTAGTGTCCTtatcttttttagggtttcttcgCATGGCTCTTTACCTGAGTCGGGAGGCAGCACCACCACCGCTGCTACTACCAATGGCGGTATGCGGTCTAATCCTTCCAGATCCAGAGTGCCGACTAGGAGCCGAAGGAGAACATCATCATCAATATTACCTCTTTGGGGGGAGAACTTTGAGGCAGAAAGTAGGTCCAACACAGAAAGTAGGTCCAATACAAGAGATGGGGAAAGTGGTTCGGCAGATGGCACACCAGCACCAGGTTCATGGCGGTTTCTAGAACGAAACCGGTATACAGCATCAGATGATGAGTCCTGA